The Humulus lupulus chromosome 7, drHumLupu1.1, whole genome shotgun sequence region CCGCTAATTAATTAATAGATTTAAACGACGACGTTGACGATTTGATCTCTCTATCTCACAAATACTTACTATATATTTAGTTATAGTTAAGCTTCTCTTCTGATCAGTTTTCCCATGCATGCACACTAGAGTTTGGGCTAAAAAGATGATCAGAACCCAAAACGGGGTCGTATCATCAATGCCCGAAAAAGTAACACTAGCGGAGTTTCTGTCGTCGGAGCAAGAGCCGGCGGAAGGTAACAGAAAAGCCGTCAAGGCATTCTACGAGGCCTTGGCGAGTAACGACACGGCTGCGGTTTCGCGCGCAGTGGCTGCCGACCTCGAGTGGTCGTTCCACGGGCCGCCTTATTGCCAACACTTGATGAGGTTGCTCACTGGAGAGTCGCGGCGTGTGGAGTTCAAATTCAAGCCGAGGAGCGTGACCGGCATTGGCGACCGCGTGGTCGTGGAGGGGTGGGAGGGGCAGGGATCGAAGGTCTACTGGGCGCATGTGTGGTCACTCGAGGAGGGGATTATGACTCAGCTTCGTGAGTATTTCGACACGTGGCTTACTGTGATTGTTAGGGTTTtgaatggtggtggtggtggtggtggttacGGGATTATTCGTCTGTGGCAGAGTGAGCCTAAGGAAAGGCTCAACAGGTCCTTGCCAGATGTTGTTTTGCCTATTTGAAAATAACCAGCTTAGAAAGGCGACGTATTGTGATATATAATTTAACGCGAAAAGGTTACATTGTTATACATGTTATTATATCTCTTCTGTAtgaataaagaattttttttgttttgttttaatagtTTTAAGTTTTTCGTTTAActtttatatttaaaagaatatttttatatttaat contains the following coding sequences:
- the LOC133791758 gene encoding senescence associated gene 20-like, giving the protein MPEKVTLAEFLSSEQEPAEGNRKAVKAFYEALASNDTAAVSRAVAADLEWSFHGPPYCQHLMRLLTGESRRVEFKFKPRSVTGIGDRVVVEGWEGQGSKVYWAHVWSLEEGIMTQLREYFDTWLTVIVRVLNGGGGGGGYGIIRLWQSEPKERLNRSLPDVVLPI